One segment of Penaeus chinensis breed Huanghai No. 1 chromosome 14, ASM1920278v2, whole genome shotgun sequence DNA contains the following:
- the LOC125032138 gene encoding hemocyte protein-glutamine gamma-glutamyltransferase-like isoform X1 codes for MIIGRDQIQVALIKVDTRSQRNSYAGALCIREPVFSGRVRQERFLAAPINTGELANPGPVVPPQQDEEGIMSRNRNGTDYNNWLNSLRADYSRSFNRRRRDENEADKPPASANNVERAHWYIKDNAKTHKTIKYDLVHDETEPKPILRRGQTFYLALRFKENFDVKKDRILLHFNFGHKPSVQKGTKAIIPVQNDKFTKTKDDWDCRIDPGTRGRDLVLQVYIPASAMVGIWRLEVRCGLQDTSQGQGQNIYNDETDCYILFNPWCKDDNVYLDDDDKREEYVVNDKGKVYVGPFNRSRGRPWVFGQFDDVALPVAVYILELSRIADSERGNAVRVVRGISAGVNDSDEGGILEGRWDGEYGDGVAPYKWTGSVRILEEYVKNGYKPVKYGQCWVFSALVTTVCRALGIPCRSVTNFVSAHDTNSSLTIDKFFTSDGEELEGGPDGENWDSIWNFHVWNDVWMARPDLPPGYGGWQAIDATPQEESELKMQCGPVSLEAVRRGDIGLSYDAPFVFAEVNADVMHWAEDPESDWGWSRMKMNKYHVGRSILTKACGKDDDFGDTDREELLNSYKNPENSVAERLAIHNAVRGCRRAQQYYEYKPGQKDDVFFDLTDIDKITVGQEFKVQVMVRNDSDEPRQVSAHLTARSVYYTGVTASLIKKAEGNFQLGPKQQQEVALTVTYSEYWKKMVEQCMMKIYAICRVQETGQTWSDEDDFTVEKPKLDIQVASQPKVREACEATFSFKNPLDMPLTNCHLSVDGAGLMRPRAIDINTEVPAHGEFTYTLRFLPRIHGERKIVASFTAKEIFDINGTKTVDVLKRD; via the exons atgattATCGGTCGTGACCAAATTCAAGTGGCATTGATAAAGGTCGATACAAGAAGCCAAAGGAATAGCTATGCCGGCGCCCTGTGCATAAGAGAGCCGGTGTTTAGTGGGCGTGTCAGACAGGAGAGGTTCCTGGCGGCTCCTATAAATACAGGGGAACTTGCCAACCCCGGACCAGTCGTGCCGCCACAGcaggacgaaga AGGAATCATGTCTCGCAACCGCAACGGAACCGACTACAACAACTGGCTGAACAGTCTGCGAGCTGACTACTCTCGCAGCTTCAATCGACGCAGGCGAGACGAAAATGAAGCCGACAAAC CTCCTGCTTCCGCTAACAACGTCGAACGCGCTCACTGGTACATCAAGGACAATGCCAAGACCCACAAGACCATCAAGTACGACCTTGTGCACGACGAGACGGAGCCCAAGCCCATCCTCCGTCGTGGCCAGACCTTCTACCTGGCCCTCAGGTTCAAGGAGAACTTCGACGTGAAAAAGGATCGTATTCTCTTGCACTTCAATTTCG GCCACAAGCCCTCGGTCCAAAAGGGCACCAAGGCAATTATCCCAGTGCAGAACGACAAGTTCACCAAGACCAAGGACGACTGGGACTGCCGCATCGACCCTGGAACCCGTGGCCGTGATCTGGTCCTCCAG GTGTACATTCCTGCCTCCGCAATGGTGGGAATCTGGAGGCTCGAAGTCCGCTGTGGCCTCCAGGACACGAGTCAGGGGCAGGGACAGAACATCTACAATGACGAGACTGACTGCTACATCCTCTTCAACCCCTGGTGCAAAG ATGACAATGTGTACCTCGATGACGACGATAAGCGGGAGGAGTATGTGGTAAACGACAAGGGCAAGGTTTACGTGGGACCCTTCAACCGCTCCCGTGGACGCCCCTGGGTCTTCGGCCAGTTCGACGACGTGGCTCTCCCCGTTGCCGTGTATATCCTCGAGCTGAGCCGCATCGCCGACAGTGAGCGAGGAAACGCCGTCCGGGTGGTGCGAGGCATCTCCGCAGGG GTTAACGACTCTGATGAAGGAGGCATCTTGGAGGGTCGTTGGGACGGGGAGTACGGAGACGGCGTGGCGCCCTACAAGTGGACTGGCAGTGTGAGGATTCTGGAGGAGTATGTAAAGAATGGCTACAAGCCTGTCAAGTACGGCCAGTGCTGGGTCTTCTCAGCTCTTGTTACCACAG TGTGCCGCGCCCTTGGCATTCCCTGCCGCTCCGTCACGAACTTCGTCTCTGCTCACGACACGAACTCCTCCTTGACCATCGACAAATTCTTCACGTCCGACGGCGAGGAGCTCGAGGGCGGCCCCGACGGCGAGAACTGGGACTCCATCTGGAACTTCCACGTGTGGAATGATGTGTGGATGGCCCGCCCTGACCTTCCTCCAGGCTATGGTGGCTGGCAGGCGATCGACGCGACGCCACAGGAGGAGAGCGAGT TGAAGATGCAGTGCGGCCCTGTGTCCCTGGAAGCCGTGAGAAGGGGAGACATTGGCTTGAGCTACGATGCGCCCTTCGTGTTCGCTGAAGTGAACGCCGACGTCATGCACTGGGCGGAAGACCCTGAGAGCGACTGGGGTTGGAGTAGGATGAAGATGAACAAGTACCACGTCGGCCGCTCG aTCCTGACGAAGGCCTGCGGAAAGGACGACGACTTCGGCGACACGGACCGCGAGGAGCTCCTCAACAGCTACAAGAACCCTGAGAACTCTGTGGCGGAGCGGCTGGCCATCCACAATGCCGTGCGAGGATGCCGTCGGGCTCAGCAGTACTACGAGTACAAGCCCGGACAGAAGGACGATGTCTTCTTCGACCTCACAGACATCGACAAGATCACTGTCGGGCAGGAGTTCAAGGTTCAG GTGATGGTCCGCAATGACTCCGATGAACCAAGACAAGTCAGCGCCCATCTGACGGCTCGCTCAGTCTACTACACTGGTGTCACCGCTTCCCTTATCAAGAAAGCAGAGGGCAATTTCCAGCTGGGTCCCAAGCAGCAGCAG GAGGTAGCCCTGACGGTGACATACAGTGAGTACTGGAAGAAGATGGTCGAGCAATGTATGATGAAGATTTATGCCATCTGCCGTGTCCAAGAAACTGGCCAAACCTGGAGTGACGAAGATGACTTCACTGTAGAGAAACCCAAGCTTGACATCCAG GTTGCCTCACAGCCGAAGGTCCGTGAGGCCTGCGAAGCAACATTCTCCTTCAAGAACCCGCTGGACATGCCTCTGACCAACTGCCATCTGAGTGTGGACGGAGCCGGTCTCATGCGCCCGAGGGCCATCGATATCAACAC CGAGGTGCCAGCCCACGGAGAGTTCACATACACTTTGAGGTTCCTGCCGCGCATCCACGGAGAGAGGAAGATCGTCGCCTCGTTCACAGCCAAGGAAATCTTCGACATCAACGGCACGAAGACTGTGGATGTCCTGAAGCGAgactaa
- the LOC125032138 gene encoding hemocyte protein-glutamine gamma-glutamyltransferase-like isoform X3, with the protein MSLTGIMSRNRNGTDYNNWLNSLRADYSRSFNRRRRDENEADKPPASANNVERAHWYIKDNAKTHKTIKYDLVHDETEPKPILRRGQTFYLALRFKENFDVKKDRILLHFNFGHKPSVQKGTKAIIPVQNDKFTKTKDDWDCRIDPGTRGRDLVLQVYIPASAMVGIWRLEVRCGLQDTSQGQGQNIYNDETDCYILFNPWCKDDNVYLDDDDKREEYVVNDKGKVYVGPFNRSRGRPWVFGQFDDVALPVAVYILELSRIADSERGNAVRVVRGISAGVNDSDEGGILEGRWDGEYGDGVAPYKWTGSVRILEEYVKNGYKPVKYGQCWVFSALVTTVCRALGIPCRSVTNFVSAHDTNSSLTIDKFFTSDGEELEGGPDGENWDSIWNFHVWNDVWMARPDLPPGYGGWQAIDATPQEESELKMQCGPVSLEAVRRGDIGLSYDAPFVFAEVNADVMHWAEDPESDWGWSRMKMNKYHVGRSILTKACGKDDDFGDTDREELLNSYKNPENSVAERLAIHNAVRGCRRAQQYYEYKPGQKDDVFFDLTDIDKITVGQEFKVQVMVRNDSDEPRQVSAHLTARSVYYTGVTASLIKKAEGNFQLGPKQQQEVALTVTYSEYWKKMVEQCMMKIYAICRVQETGQTWSDEDDFTVEKPKLDIQVASQPKVREACEATFSFKNPLDMPLTNCHLSVDGAGLMRPRAIDINTEVPAHGEFTYTLRFLPRIHGERKIVASFTAKEIFDINGTKTVDVLKRD; encoded by the exons AGGAATCATGTCTCGCAACCGCAACGGAACCGACTACAACAACTGGCTGAACAGTCTGCGAGCTGACTACTCTCGCAGCTTCAATCGACGCAGGCGAGACGAAAATGAAGCCGACAAAC CTCCTGCTTCCGCTAACAACGTCGAACGCGCTCACTGGTACATCAAGGACAATGCCAAGACCCACAAGACCATCAAGTACGACCTTGTGCACGACGAGACGGAGCCCAAGCCCATCCTCCGTCGTGGCCAGACCTTCTACCTGGCCCTCAGGTTCAAGGAGAACTTCGACGTGAAAAAGGATCGTATTCTCTTGCACTTCAATTTCG GCCACAAGCCCTCGGTCCAAAAGGGCACCAAGGCAATTATCCCAGTGCAGAACGACAAGTTCACCAAGACCAAGGACGACTGGGACTGCCGCATCGACCCTGGAACCCGTGGCCGTGATCTGGTCCTCCAG GTGTACATTCCTGCCTCCGCAATGGTGGGAATCTGGAGGCTCGAAGTCCGCTGTGGCCTCCAGGACACGAGTCAGGGGCAGGGACAGAACATCTACAATGACGAGACTGACTGCTACATCCTCTTCAACCCCTGGTGCAAAG ATGACAATGTGTACCTCGATGACGACGATAAGCGGGAGGAGTATGTGGTAAACGACAAGGGCAAGGTTTACGTGGGACCCTTCAACCGCTCCCGTGGACGCCCCTGGGTCTTCGGCCAGTTCGACGACGTGGCTCTCCCCGTTGCCGTGTATATCCTCGAGCTGAGCCGCATCGCCGACAGTGAGCGAGGAAACGCCGTCCGGGTGGTGCGAGGCATCTCCGCAGGG GTTAACGACTCTGATGAAGGAGGCATCTTGGAGGGTCGTTGGGACGGGGAGTACGGAGACGGCGTGGCGCCCTACAAGTGGACTGGCAGTGTGAGGATTCTGGAGGAGTATGTAAAGAATGGCTACAAGCCTGTCAAGTACGGCCAGTGCTGGGTCTTCTCAGCTCTTGTTACCACAG TGTGCCGCGCCCTTGGCATTCCCTGCCGCTCCGTCACGAACTTCGTCTCTGCTCACGACACGAACTCCTCCTTGACCATCGACAAATTCTTCACGTCCGACGGCGAGGAGCTCGAGGGCGGCCCCGACGGCGAGAACTGGGACTCCATCTGGAACTTCCACGTGTGGAATGATGTGTGGATGGCCCGCCCTGACCTTCCTCCAGGCTATGGTGGCTGGCAGGCGATCGACGCGACGCCACAGGAGGAGAGCGAGT TGAAGATGCAGTGCGGCCCTGTGTCCCTGGAAGCCGTGAGAAGGGGAGACATTGGCTTGAGCTACGATGCGCCCTTCGTGTTCGCTGAAGTGAACGCCGACGTCATGCACTGGGCGGAAGACCCTGAGAGCGACTGGGGTTGGAGTAGGATGAAGATGAACAAGTACCACGTCGGCCGCTCG aTCCTGACGAAGGCCTGCGGAAAGGACGACGACTTCGGCGACACGGACCGCGAGGAGCTCCTCAACAGCTACAAGAACCCTGAGAACTCTGTGGCGGAGCGGCTGGCCATCCACAATGCCGTGCGAGGATGCCGTCGGGCTCAGCAGTACTACGAGTACAAGCCCGGACAGAAGGACGATGTCTTCTTCGACCTCACAGACATCGACAAGATCACTGTCGGGCAGGAGTTCAAGGTTCAG GTGATGGTCCGCAATGACTCCGATGAACCAAGACAAGTCAGCGCCCATCTGACGGCTCGCTCAGTCTACTACACTGGTGTCACCGCTTCCCTTATCAAGAAAGCAGAGGGCAATTTCCAGCTGGGTCCCAAGCAGCAGCAG GAGGTAGCCCTGACGGTGACATACAGTGAGTACTGGAAGAAGATGGTCGAGCAATGTATGATGAAGATTTATGCCATCTGCCGTGTCCAAGAAACTGGCCAAACCTGGAGTGACGAAGATGACTTCACTGTAGAGAAACCCAAGCTTGACATCCAG GTTGCCTCACAGCCGAAGGTCCGTGAGGCCTGCGAAGCAACATTCTCCTTCAAGAACCCGCTGGACATGCCTCTGACCAACTGCCATCTGAGTGTGGACGGAGCCGGTCTCATGCGCCCGAGGGCCATCGATATCAACAC CGAGGTGCCAGCCCACGGAGAGTTCACATACACTTTGAGGTTCCTGCCGCGCATCCACGGAGAGAGGAAGATCGTCGCCTCGTTCACAGCCAAGGAAATCTTCGACATCAACGGCACGAAGACTGTGGATGTCCTGAAGCGAgactaa
- the LOC125032138 gene encoding hemocyte protein-glutamine gamma-glutamyltransferase-like isoform X4, whose translation MSRNRNGTDYNNWLNSLRADYSRSFNRRRRDENEADKPPASANNVERAHWYIKDNAKTHKTIKYDLVHDETEPKPILRRGQTFYLALRFKENFDVKKDRILLHFNFGHKPSVQKGTKAIIPVQNDKFTKTKDDWDCRIDPGTRGRDLVLQVYIPASAMVGIWRLEVRCGLQDTSQGQGQNIYNDETDCYILFNPWCKDDNVYLDDDDKREEYVVNDKGKVYVGPFNRSRGRPWVFGQFDDVALPVAVYILELSRIADSERGNAVRVVRGISAGVNDSDEGGILEGRWDGEYGDGVAPYKWTGSVRILEEYVKNGYKPVKYGQCWVFSALVTTVCRALGIPCRSVTNFVSAHDTNSSLTIDKFFTSDGEELEGGPDGENWDSIWNFHVWNDVWMARPDLPPGYGGWQAIDATPQEESELKMQCGPVSLEAVRRGDIGLSYDAPFVFAEVNADVMHWAEDPESDWGWSRMKMNKYHVGRSILTKACGKDDDFGDTDREELLNSYKNPENSVAERLAIHNAVRGCRRAQQYYEYKPGQKDDVFFDLTDIDKITVGQEFKVQVMVRNDSDEPRQVSAHLTARSVYYTGVTASLIKKAEGNFQLGPKQQQEVALTVTYSEYWKKMVEQCMMKIYAICRVQETGQTWSDEDDFTVEKPKLDIQVASQPKVREACEATFSFKNPLDMPLTNCHLSVDGAGLMRPRAIDINTEVPAHGEFTYTLRFLPRIHGERKIVASFTAKEIFDINGTKTVDVLKRD comes from the exons ATGTCTCGCAACCGCAACGGAACCGACTACAACAACTGGCTGAACAGTCTGCGAGCTGACTACTCTCGCAGCTTCAATCGACGCAGGCGAGACGAAAATGAAGCCGACAAAC CTCCTGCTTCCGCTAACAACGTCGAACGCGCTCACTGGTACATCAAGGACAATGCCAAGACCCACAAGACCATCAAGTACGACCTTGTGCACGACGAGACGGAGCCCAAGCCCATCCTCCGTCGTGGCCAGACCTTCTACCTGGCCCTCAGGTTCAAGGAGAACTTCGACGTGAAAAAGGATCGTATTCTCTTGCACTTCAATTTCG GCCACAAGCCCTCGGTCCAAAAGGGCACCAAGGCAATTATCCCAGTGCAGAACGACAAGTTCACCAAGACCAAGGACGACTGGGACTGCCGCATCGACCCTGGAACCCGTGGCCGTGATCTGGTCCTCCAG GTGTACATTCCTGCCTCCGCAATGGTGGGAATCTGGAGGCTCGAAGTCCGCTGTGGCCTCCAGGACACGAGTCAGGGGCAGGGACAGAACATCTACAATGACGAGACTGACTGCTACATCCTCTTCAACCCCTGGTGCAAAG ATGACAATGTGTACCTCGATGACGACGATAAGCGGGAGGAGTATGTGGTAAACGACAAGGGCAAGGTTTACGTGGGACCCTTCAACCGCTCCCGTGGACGCCCCTGGGTCTTCGGCCAGTTCGACGACGTGGCTCTCCCCGTTGCCGTGTATATCCTCGAGCTGAGCCGCATCGCCGACAGTGAGCGAGGAAACGCCGTCCGGGTGGTGCGAGGCATCTCCGCAGGG GTTAACGACTCTGATGAAGGAGGCATCTTGGAGGGTCGTTGGGACGGGGAGTACGGAGACGGCGTGGCGCCCTACAAGTGGACTGGCAGTGTGAGGATTCTGGAGGAGTATGTAAAGAATGGCTACAAGCCTGTCAAGTACGGCCAGTGCTGGGTCTTCTCAGCTCTTGTTACCACAG TGTGCCGCGCCCTTGGCATTCCCTGCCGCTCCGTCACGAACTTCGTCTCTGCTCACGACACGAACTCCTCCTTGACCATCGACAAATTCTTCACGTCCGACGGCGAGGAGCTCGAGGGCGGCCCCGACGGCGAGAACTGGGACTCCATCTGGAACTTCCACGTGTGGAATGATGTGTGGATGGCCCGCCCTGACCTTCCTCCAGGCTATGGTGGCTGGCAGGCGATCGACGCGACGCCACAGGAGGAGAGCGAGT TGAAGATGCAGTGCGGCCCTGTGTCCCTGGAAGCCGTGAGAAGGGGAGACATTGGCTTGAGCTACGATGCGCCCTTCGTGTTCGCTGAAGTGAACGCCGACGTCATGCACTGGGCGGAAGACCCTGAGAGCGACTGGGGTTGGAGTAGGATGAAGATGAACAAGTACCACGTCGGCCGCTCG aTCCTGACGAAGGCCTGCGGAAAGGACGACGACTTCGGCGACACGGACCGCGAGGAGCTCCTCAACAGCTACAAGAACCCTGAGAACTCTGTGGCGGAGCGGCTGGCCATCCACAATGCCGTGCGAGGATGCCGTCGGGCTCAGCAGTACTACGAGTACAAGCCCGGACAGAAGGACGATGTCTTCTTCGACCTCACAGACATCGACAAGATCACTGTCGGGCAGGAGTTCAAGGTTCAG GTGATGGTCCGCAATGACTCCGATGAACCAAGACAAGTCAGCGCCCATCTGACGGCTCGCTCAGTCTACTACACTGGTGTCACCGCTTCCCTTATCAAGAAAGCAGAGGGCAATTTCCAGCTGGGTCCCAAGCAGCAGCAG GAGGTAGCCCTGACGGTGACATACAGTGAGTACTGGAAGAAGATGGTCGAGCAATGTATGATGAAGATTTATGCCATCTGCCGTGTCCAAGAAACTGGCCAAACCTGGAGTGACGAAGATGACTTCACTGTAGAGAAACCCAAGCTTGACATCCAG GTTGCCTCACAGCCGAAGGTCCGTGAGGCCTGCGAAGCAACATTCTCCTTCAAGAACCCGCTGGACATGCCTCTGACCAACTGCCATCTGAGTGTGGACGGAGCCGGTCTCATGCGCCCGAGGGCCATCGATATCAACAC CGAGGTGCCAGCCCACGGAGAGTTCACATACACTTTGAGGTTCCTGCCGCGCATCCACGGAGAGAGGAAGATCGTCGCCTCGTTCACAGCCAAGGAAATCTTCGACATCAACGGCACGAAGACTGTGGATGTCCTGAAGCGAgactaa
- the LOC125032138 gene encoding hemocyte protein-glutamine gamma-glutamyltransferase-like isoform X2, whose protein sequence is MASSENPAVEDGSYFKFYNFGLGKAAAMFDNVSRYVRKRSHSGIMSRNRNGTDYNNWLNSLRADYSRSFNRRRRDENEADKPPASANNVERAHWYIKDNAKTHKTIKYDLVHDETEPKPILRRGQTFYLALRFKENFDVKKDRILLHFNFGHKPSVQKGTKAIIPVQNDKFTKTKDDWDCRIDPGTRGRDLVLQVYIPASAMVGIWRLEVRCGLQDTSQGQGQNIYNDETDCYILFNPWCKDDNVYLDDDDKREEYVVNDKGKVYVGPFNRSRGRPWVFGQFDDVALPVAVYILELSRIADSERGNAVRVVRGISAGVNDSDEGGILEGRWDGEYGDGVAPYKWTGSVRILEEYVKNGYKPVKYGQCWVFSALVTTVCRALGIPCRSVTNFVSAHDTNSSLTIDKFFTSDGEELEGGPDGENWDSIWNFHVWNDVWMARPDLPPGYGGWQAIDATPQEESELKMQCGPVSLEAVRRGDIGLSYDAPFVFAEVNADVMHWAEDPESDWGWSRMKMNKYHVGRSILTKACGKDDDFGDTDREELLNSYKNPENSVAERLAIHNAVRGCRRAQQYYEYKPGQKDDVFFDLTDIDKITVGQEFKVQVMVRNDSDEPRQVSAHLTARSVYYTGVTASLIKKAEGNFQLGPKQQQEVALTVTYSEYWKKMVEQCMMKIYAICRVQETGQTWSDEDDFTVEKPKLDIQVASQPKVREACEATFSFKNPLDMPLTNCHLSVDGAGLMRPRAIDINTEVPAHGEFTYTLRFLPRIHGERKIVASFTAKEIFDINGTKTVDVLKRD, encoded by the exons AGGAATCATGTCTCGCAACCGCAACGGAACCGACTACAACAACTGGCTGAACAGTCTGCGAGCTGACTACTCTCGCAGCTTCAATCGACGCAGGCGAGACGAAAATGAAGCCGACAAAC CTCCTGCTTCCGCTAACAACGTCGAACGCGCTCACTGGTACATCAAGGACAATGCCAAGACCCACAAGACCATCAAGTACGACCTTGTGCACGACGAGACGGAGCCCAAGCCCATCCTCCGTCGTGGCCAGACCTTCTACCTGGCCCTCAGGTTCAAGGAGAACTTCGACGTGAAAAAGGATCGTATTCTCTTGCACTTCAATTTCG GCCACAAGCCCTCGGTCCAAAAGGGCACCAAGGCAATTATCCCAGTGCAGAACGACAAGTTCACCAAGACCAAGGACGACTGGGACTGCCGCATCGACCCTGGAACCCGTGGCCGTGATCTGGTCCTCCAG GTGTACATTCCTGCCTCCGCAATGGTGGGAATCTGGAGGCTCGAAGTCCGCTGTGGCCTCCAGGACACGAGTCAGGGGCAGGGACAGAACATCTACAATGACGAGACTGACTGCTACATCCTCTTCAACCCCTGGTGCAAAG ATGACAATGTGTACCTCGATGACGACGATAAGCGGGAGGAGTATGTGGTAAACGACAAGGGCAAGGTTTACGTGGGACCCTTCAACCGCTCCCGTGGACGCCCCTGGGTCTTCGGCCAGTTCGACGACGTGGCTCTCCCCGTTGCCGTGTATATCCTCGAGCTGAGCCGCATCGCCGACAGTGAGCGAGGAAACGCCGTCCGGGTGGTGCGAGGCATCTCCGCAGGG GTTAACGACTCTGATGAAGGAGGCATCTTGGAGGGTCGTTGGGACGGGGAGTACGGAGACGGCGTGGCGCCCTACAAGTGGACTGGCAGTGTGAGGATTCTGGAGGAGTATGTAAAGAATGGCTACAAGCCTGTCAAGTACGGCCAGTGCTGGGTCTTCTCAGCTCTTGTTACCACAG TGTGCCGCGCCCTTGGCATTCCCTGCCGCTCCGTCACGAACTTCGTCTCTGCTCACGACACGAACTCCTCCTTGACCATCGACAAATTCTTCACGTCCGACGGCGAGGAGCTCGAGGGCGGCCCCGACGGCGAGAACTGGGACTCCATCTGGAACTTCCACGTGTGGAATGATGTGTGGATGGCCCGCCCTGACCTTCCTCCAGGCTATGGTGGCTGGCAGGCGATCGACGCGACGCCACAGGAGGAGAGCGAGT TGAAGATGCAGTGCGGCCCTGTGTCCCTGGAAGCCGTGAGAAGGGGAGACATTGGCTTGAGCTACGATGCGCCCTTCGTGTTCGCTGAAGTGAACGCCGACGTCATGCACTGGGCGGAAGACCCTGAGAGCGACTGGGGTTGGAGTAGGATGAAGATGAACAAGTACCACGTCGGCCGCTCG aTCCTGACGAAGGCCTGCGGAAAGGACGACGACTTCGGCGACACGGACCGCGAGGAGCTCCTCAACAGCTACAAGAACCCTGAGAACTCTGTGGCGGAGCGGCTGGCCATCCACAATGCCGTGCGAGGATGCCGTCGGGCTCAGCAGTACTACGAGTACAAGCCCGGACAGAAGGACGATGTCTTCTTCGACCTCACAGACATCGACAAGATCACTGTCGGGCAGGAGTTCAAGGTTCAG GTGATGGTCCGCAATGACTCCGATGAACCAAGACAAGTCAGCGCCCATCTGACGGCTCGCTCAGTCTACTACACTGGTGTCACCGCTTCCCTTATCAAGAAAGCAGAGGGCAATTTCCAGCTGGGTCCCAAGCAGCAGCAG GAGGTAGCCCTGACGGTGACATACAGTGAGTACTGGAAGAAGATGGTCGAGCAATGTATGATGAAGATTTATGCCATCTGCCGTGTCCAAGAAACTGGCCAAACCTGGAGTGACGAAGATGACTTCACTGTAGAGAAACCCAAGCTTGACATCCAG GTTGCCTCACAGCCGAAGGTCCGTGAGGCCTGCGAAGCAACATTCTCCTTCAAGAACCCGCTGGACATGCCTCTGACCAACTGCCATCTGAGTGTGGACGGAGCCGGTCTCATGCGCCCGAGGGCCATCGATATCAACAC CGAGGTGCCAGCCCACGGAGAGTTCACATACACTTTGAGGTTCCTGCCGCGCATCCACGGAGAGAGGAAGATCGTCGCCTCGTTCACAGCCAAGGAAATCTTCGACATCAACGGCACGAAGACTGTGGATGTCCTGAAGCGAgactaa